The genomic window aaaactattttcctaataacttttttctttccttgatacTTTCTAGTaaccaaatataatataaaattatttaatttaaaaaaaataagggagAATTGAGTTTTACACCCACTTGGACTTGAAAATTGGTCCAAAGTCCTCATATCCCTTGTATTTAAACTCAAAACCTAGTGGATGAgtgaaaattaagttgaaggactttacttttcaaaattttctgaaATGCCCTTggctatcaaaaagaaaaagaaaacaattaacTTCACActctctcattctttttttccctctctcttATCATTCACCTTACCTTTCTCTCATATATTAATTGGTGGGACATGTAAATTAATTCCTTACTAGAGAGGTGTTACTATTTccatcaattatttttcttccaaaaaaccatacctaataaattaaatgttaaaaatgatcctaataaattaaatgttaaaaatgattattactacattttttaagtaaatattttttaagcacctcataaaatattttttttttaaacttacaaaatatataataaatattttttaaacaccttaaaaaaaattattattcttttttatccaacatatatatatatatatatatatatatatatatatatatatatatatatatatatatatatatagataattatttgaatattttctctattttatggaCAGTACATAGATCTtgtcttaatatattattttataacatgatcatcttttaactaatactataattaatttttaattaaataatgtattataacttaataatttgaaaaatattcaaatatcttTTTACATCTAAAATAGACGTGGACTTAACatggtttaaattattaaagtaCGATGTCATTAAGTCAAACAAATTTATCATATTAAGAGATGTGtatgtaattatatcataattttttttcatcgtattgatatcttttgtataaagtttttttttgatgaaaaataacaaaaaaatttgttatgtAAATAGGTATAACAACACATTAAAATCgaaaagagaatataatggaacacaaattagatgaaaatcaccttaaatagggatataatagaaaatatgtaaatgcaagaaaaaacaagtttagatgaaatttaaaataaaaaatcaaagaaaataaattaaaagtaataatataaaaatgttagaatcttcaaaactataattacaaaaaaaaaaaattaaattaacttgataatttaaattaatgatttttttaaaaaaaattacaaatgttacaaagataatttttttttttatccttttaaattatatttaagtatgatttttttaatctccactgacattatgtttataaaggtaaaatagtaaaaaaaaaatatttcattcgGTTTAGTTGTAATAAACACTTTAAatgtgattaattttaattttatttcctatgttttaattttggtaGGGAAGATCtaaatgacatagtttggtaaaaaaatattgataatttttcctCAACAATTATTATATGTTGTTTATATTATCTTAAGTCATTTGAAACAATGACACTAATGTtatccatttatattaatttgatttcacaaaaaaaatataatacctaaatattatggttaattttcctttatataggATGTAAATgtagtaagaaaaaatattgttaaaaatacttaaacgaaatatgcaattacaaaatttggatgatgaaatttaaaatttaaaattaaaacaatttttagatgAAGGAATGTGTGGAGGAAAAGTGTTCAATCCTTgggtgacaagaaaaaaaaagttcagaATTGATTGAAATCTTGCATAAagggtagccttgtacacccttataTAATTAGTACATTTGTCTCATATAGTTAATACATTTGCCTTATATAATGTGTGTAACacccttgtatagttagtgtaatacccttataTAATAGTGCAAATTTCATATACAATTTGTGAgtgacaaagaaaataaagaaatgattcaaaatcgactaaaatatttcacaaatgataatcttgtacacccttgtacacttggtacatttcccttgtacaattagtgtaacaACATTATACAATGGTGCAATATATCCCTTTTAACTTGTGTCTCCACGTAGGTATATTAACcttatttctaatggtttgactaacaaaatggtggatgaattaggattatattttttttcctcaaacatTATTACTAAGGAAAGTATCGGAATTTCCATGTGGaagttaaataaattgcatGACATGGATATGCAATctatgggtgacaaggaaaatgaaaaagtgattcaaaatcGATTATAATATTTCATAGATGGTAGTCTTGTACAACCTTGTACACTTaatacattttccttgtacaattagcttaataccattgtacaatggtgcaaTATATCTCTCTTAAGTAACGTGTCCATGTAAGTATATTAACCATATTTCTAGTGGTTTAAccgagaaaatggtggatgaattagggttaatttttttcccccaaaCATCAGTACTGGGAAAGTATCGGAATTTCCATgtgggagttaaataaagtacatgaCATGAGTATGCAATttgtgggtgacaaggaaaataaatgagTGGTTTAAAATAgattgaaatcttttataaatggtAATCTTATGTACtacttgtacacttagtacatttctcttgtacaattagtaaataCCCTTGTACATTGatacaaatttcatatccccGTAGTACATGTATGTCTATATGTGTATTAAACATGATTCTAgtagtttgattaaaaaaataacggAAAACttgaatccaatttttttatgaacatattacatttttgtgaaaaaaatatacaattgaccaattcctttatttaattatgaatatattatattttaaaaataaaaaaaataataatcaataaatgaaatttaattctttttattatcttcatatgaaaaaaatagtattaaacaaagtcttcaatttttatttttaaaaatagttttcattttttttaattaaatgtattttcaaaaaaagacaatataaaaaataaaaaatatttttaaaaataaaaaaataaaaactagaaaaaatattttaaaaccaaactcaaatgtaatttatataatttttaactacttgttttcatttaaaatgagtaaatatattatttgacccttttatatgagaaaattcaatctttattgtacaatgtattgatataatctaTTTCTAAATACGGAAAATATTTtagttggatatttaaaataaaaactcttcatctatcatctttctctctttttcatttttcttattgtcAAGCAAGCAAGCAATAGAATCGCGgaataatggaagaaaacaatCACACAAGAACAAACACAAGATTTACGTGGTTCGATCAAAGTGATCTACGTCCACGGGCAGAGAGCGAGCAATTCTATTTCACTATTGAAAGACGGCTCATGCACCTTCCGGTCACATTTTACGTTTTCCCAAGCCACctatttatagagtttacaaGAGTTCTAGTTATCATATaccaaccctaaccctaaaacccaTTTAACAATAAGACTCGGCCCATTTAGCCTTAGCCCATGTTTTACAAGGATAGCTTCAAcatattacaaagaaaaaatcaattcaactcaacacttattttaataaattttcaattaattcaaatcattaaaaaaattccttaataaacaaatttggaacattcatataacttattaccaaaagtctatgttcaaaaaaatattaaaatatggaaggaaaaagattaaaaaaaaaaactttaaactttttattttataatagtaaaaaaagtaaaatttaaaatactttttagtataaaagaaaaaaaagtaaatatatttattttaaatagtgttttaatcattaaattatttagttctaaaatgtaaaaaataatttttattcatttaaattaatatttttttggaaaatattttccaaaataatttttgaatgattaatataatttttgtttatttataatttaaaaatagaaaataatgctaatttttcaattatttttaaaagagtttaaaaaataatgaaaaataaaaaatgattaaataaaggaGAATTTTATGGAAGAAGCATATAAAGAGTGGtggtataaagacaaaaataatgGGTATAAGTCAAAAtggtatttttgtctattccaaCCTTATATTCTTATAATCAATTATGGATATTTGAAggactttttattaattatcaagcCCAAGTAGGtgtaaaacacaattctcccaaaaaataataataaaatctaacCAAAATTAATGTGCttccaatatttatttttatttgatttggtAGTACATATATTCACTCCATGCTAGCTCTAGGATATTTTAATTAAGAGCTCAAAATTCCAaatacatatttattatttttctcaatttgaaaatattataaatttaaaaattgattagtatatatatatacaagtttttaataatttttatttttaaaaaagtagaaaatagaatatgtcttaaaaaaaatagggtctcttttggaaggatttcaacaatatttattaaaaaaattatttaaaatattttcaatcatttctaaatataatattttgttgGAAACTCAAATTGTCtggaaattttcttattatgggTTACATATTAACATCAATTGTACATACTTATGATTATAAGTTTATTAAAAGTGattaattaagttaattaattattgGGCTTTTAATACATCTCTTAATTGGAATAGGCTTTGCAATATATGGAGaccatatattttattttattatttatgatggacaataaataaaataaaataaaatatactacATATATGAATAGGGTTATAGTCTTCAGTCTAAACATAACATATTATCATTTACTCAAATCCCATCCCGGAGTGAGTTGAGATTATGGCCTTTCAATTTATTTGTCACAAATTCCTAAAATAATTATCTTGATTTATTCTATGTGAAGGTATTGTATGCTCATgttcaatataaaatttttcaaaatattttttatatttttcaatatttcttaaaatactcTTAAAATACACATCCCAAAATGcctcaaacttgttttaaaaaagcaAGTTATTTTTGTAACAgattctcaaaaaaatattttttttatagttataatgatttataataatattaattaatttaataggattaaataggacaaaaaattaatttattattaaattaaaaatgtaaaaatttagtaaaatactaataaaataaaaaatatattcaatgtgttctttaattttttttttttaaagttagttTCTATTTCAAagaatttaaaactattttaaagatCAATCATCATACAAGGCTTTAACTTAAAACCCTAATTGCCCAAAAGGTCTCCAACTCTAGGGGCTTTACCAATTGGGCTTGAAAGAGCCCAATATGACAAAACCAAGCCCATGTAGATTGGGCTACCAGAAGTAGCAAAGCCCAAATCGAccttcaaattgtttttttttaataatattttatatacttgAAATATTTACAAACCATATCattatgtttttgaaaattatatgagGGAATTTTACAAATAGttttttagctttaattttatttttgaaaaaaattggtaaaaaaaaaaaaaaaaccataattcacaagtgttttcaaagaaaatcaacATTTTTGGGAATACCATTTATCCTCTCCCCCTCGTTAATTTCATCCTTTGATTCCTTTccaataaaaaacagttttccttttttgtttttttaagcaAAATTTGTTTCCCAATtgcagtatttttttttttttgccctttaTATGTAACACATTTTctccctcattttcttttgaaatccCACTATCCAAACAACCCCCCCACCAAcataaaaaagacaaaaatcaattaaagcCAGAAATAAATGACTCACAAGTGCAGGCAAAAACCCTGGCAGAGAagataattcttttaaaatggTCCACAACTTTCCTAGGTGATAGTACGTACagttcatataaatataattattaaaactagaaataacaaaattcaaatcttattttattttattttttaagttgagTCTTAACTTTAGATTCTTGGTTTGAATATAGAAGCAatcttttttttcctaaaatcaatGATTCTTTTCAAACTTCAAATGGGAAAATAATAGTTAGTCTAGTTTGATAATATATCTTAATTGCAACTATTTAGGTATACAAAACAAGTTAGTGTGTACCTCAGACATTTTTCTGAACCCCCTCTTTTTTCCCCCCCCTAAATTCCCATTATCCAAACAACCCCACaaaagtaaaaagacaaaaaacaattaaaaccagaaaaaaaaaagacccacAAGTGCACCCTTGCAGAAAAAAAGATTGTTCTTGTGAAATGGTCCACAACTTTACAAATAGTTTACAGTACATCACACTTACACAAATAATTAAAGATGCTGCGAATGAATTGAATTCAAACTTGGTTCCCGCTCTTTAAGCCCCCAAGTCAAAACCCATCAACAGAAGGGGACAATGTTTTGAATAGTAGCCGTTAGCCCCCACCAAACACCACTCACCCACATGCTTTCAATATTCAACGCACACAGACAACCCATTTccccatgttatttttttttctttttttttttcctttttaagtttaaatctTTTTTGGGGTTTCAAATTCAAACTTGCTTGTGCCTATCAATGGGGTTGGGGGAAAAATGGCATTTGGGTCAGTTGGGGATGCTGAGTTGGAGGGTTCCAAATTGGGTTTTGATGAAAGAATGTCCCATCTCTACAcctttttttaatgatttccttCTGGGTATCATTGGATGTTATCATATGGTAATATATGGAAGGATGGTAAATTTGGACTTTATCtttagatttacaaatgaccTTACAATGAAAGGGACAACTGTAAAAATATGCtttgatttgattatttatttatatcaaatcactaaaaataaataaatagatagcATATAACAATGAAAATGGCATTCATTTCTAAGGGAAGTTTAAAAAGGTGATTATGGGGAACTTCAATGCAAAATCCTTGTAATTTCCCAAAACAATCTAAAGCCCATAATTCAATTCAAATCTATCAGCTGCCTAGAAATCTTGAACTTGCTTCTCCACTATAAGTCTATAAATAGCAGGCAATAAATGTAGAAAACAACTCAACCAACTTGAACTCCCTCCCATCTCAGTTACATTCACAAATGGCTGGCTTCAAGAAATCTCCATACAATTCACTCTATGTCAACCCCCTCAATGATCTCAAGCATATAAGGAGCTGCAGTGAGGGTGACAAAGAAAATGCAGCCCCAAAAGCCAAAGAAAATGGCAATGCACCACCACCCACCAAGCAGTTTCCATACACAAAGTgctcctccaccaccaccaggGTCCCCCTGAAGCCATCTTCACTGCAGCTATGCATGCAGCTCAATGAGCCTGATTCAACTTTAGGGTCCAAAGTGTGGTGCCCCATCAGCTCAGAGCCCTTCACTTCCTCCCATGTTTGGGACTATTCAGATTCTGAGGCTGCCCCAGCTTCTTCCTGGTCTACACTGCCCAATAGGTCTGTTGGTGCGACATTCTTTTCAGCTTGGTTTGTCGTGTATGTGTATGAGCTTGTGTTATGTGTGAATTTGGTGTTTCAGGTCCTTGCTGTGTAGGCCTTTGCCTTTGGACATTGGGAGATGCACCTGTGTCATCGTGAAGGAGGCATTACCACAAGGGTTGGATGGGGGTGCTCTGTATTCACTTTACACCAATGTAAGACCCCTGAAACCCACAAAAAATTTCCATGAAATCTCATGATTTGTTGTTAAAATTGCGCATCACTATTGCCCTGGCTAACATTTCACTGAGAAAATTTTCTCTCCCAATCTAATTATTGTGTTTTTCCTTAGAGAAATGGTACTTTTTCTGGCTGAATTCTCCAAATGGGTTATCAGATAGACCTAATCGTTTGCCTGTATAAGTTCTTTGTGGAAAATTTAGGACAATTTTGCAGTGTCTAGTGAGATAATCCATTTGGGTAATTTTTTCGGTTATGTTCGTGGATGACCTGATAAGATTGCATATTGAGTTCTGGATATATAAAGAGCAGAAAGGGAGAGTGGTGTAAGGTCAGAAGCCTAAGCCATGTGTAAAACCACTTCGGGATACATATTCTCAATCTAATTAGGGCCTTTTCTTGTGTTCATTTATGCTCTACAATTTGAACCCGGAAAAGCTCAATGGTTATAAGAGCTTGTATGCCATGGGGTTGGGCTATTACGATTGAGAATCTAATAGTTTGGAGGATCTTTATACTCAAATTTGACAATAACAAGTATTGATTGTGGGACCATGTTTTCATTCTCAAATCCTATCAAGTTTGGAGGAAAAATATGATGTTGTACTGGAGATCAGAATCCAATAAAAAGCCCTGttattttgaagaaattctAATGATGAAGATGGTGAAATCAACTCCTTAAAGGTAAAGACAGGCAGCCTGTTGATGGTTGGAAGGATTTGTCCTTGAGAATAAcgagatagtttttttttccttaaacaaAACTATATACACTGAATGACACTTCAAGGAGAGCTGTGTTGCCttacataaaaaaatgtgtGGTGTTGTGTGCAGCTGGAAAGGTAACTGCTGGATGTTTTATGACTCAACTTTTGTCTTTTCACAAATTTCACTTTCTTTGATTATGAGATTTTAACTGTTCGAGGGGTAATTAGAGCAATTTTGTTCTGATTAGTTTAAATGTTTGATTTCATTCATTAGTACTTGATTGTGAAAAAAGACTCTTTGTTCTATTCGGTGTCTTTTGTGAAAGTCACATGATACTTCATTTGTTGATAAGAGATATATGCTGCTTAACTTCAATGAAAATTTCGCTGTCTTCTCTTCAACTGAAATAGTGAAACCCTTCTGGTAAGGTAATATGCTTGTGCAGTTAGTACTTGGATATTAGCATCATCGATGGGCTTCAACATGCATCTCAACATGTCTTTCAGCTATATAATTATGTGACTGTTCTGTATGGTTTCCAGAATGGAGGTTATGTTTGGGACTGTGGAATATTTTGTTGTGTTAGAAAAGCTTGATAATTTGGTGAAATAGAACTATACTTTGTGGAGAAGATTATGATCTAAGATCATGATGGTTACTTTAAAGGTGGTGAGATGCTGAGAAATTGTGAGTATGGCTTCTTACATGGCAAGAAAGGTAGCTCTATTGATAATTAAGCATCCCCTCTGTAAACAGGATGTTAAACTATGGAAGGTTATACAACTTCTTAAGAGACCAAGAAGATGTCTTTACATAAAAAGGACACTGCATGGGCCTGGAGAGAGATGTAAAAGACTAAATCAGACTGATTTGTTGTCACAAAATGGTTTTTCTCAAATGGTTGGTTCCATTCATCAGTTTTTCAAGAAACCATAAATCTCCCATGAAGTATTTTTGTGCATAAGACGCATAGTTACCATCTTTTCTACAAAGACAGTAGTTCAGAGTCGTTTTCATGAAAGAGCACTATAGTCCATAAGGTGACCGCTACTTTCTACATATGCTAACTTCTTGTCATTCTCAGTTGCTTAATCTTGAGGTCCTGACCCAAAGGTAGTATGCGCTAACATGTTCGTCTATTTAGTCAGTCTATTTTTCAGGCACATGATCTTTTTCATTGGTGACTAATGAAACAATGGATGATAAAAAGTGAGGTGCTTGTGCTGTTAAATTTGGAGCTAGTATGGTTGTGGACCCTGCATATTTTTTTGTGGCATTAGCAATCTGAAAAGTGCATTGAATTAGTCTCAAAATTCACTTTTCAGTCTTCTGTTTTGCTGATTACAGGAAGGCCAAGGGCGACAAGATAGAAAACTAGCTATTGCACATCATAAACGGCGTAATGGAAAGTCTGAGTTCATTGTAGCTCAGAGTGTAAAGGGGATATTATGCAACTCAGATGATAGCTTCATTGGGATAGTAACAGCCAACCTCCTTGGTTCAAAATACCACATATGGGATCAGGTTCTATTCTTTATACCTTTCGGAGCTATAAAATGACACATATCGCCTATATTTTTTGTCCTTCAGTTGGCTGATGGCCTGTTTGATTGCAGGGGACTTGCCTCAATTCTGTAGCAAAGCGGTCTAAACCTCTTTTGGCTGTTGTAACGTAAGCAAGATCTGTCCCTTTCTCTTCTAAACACAAAACATTGTATACTTCTGGCTGTATTCAATGCCTGCTGTTTCTGCAGATTCATGCCTACAATAGCCACCTTGACAGGAAGTTACAGAAA from Vitis vinifera cultivar Pinot Noir 40024 chromosome 9, ASM3070453v1 includes these protein-coding regions:
- the LOC100248428 gene encoding tubby-like protein 8, whose translation is MAGFKKSPYNSLYVNPLNDLKHIRSCSEGDKENAAPKAKENGNAPPPTKQFPYTKCSSTTTRVPLKPSSLQLCMQLNEPDSTLGSKVWCPISSEPFTSSHVWDYSDSEAAPASSWSTLPNRSLLCRPLPLDIGRCTCVIVKEALPQGLDGGALYSLYTNEGQGRQDRKLAIAHHKRRNGKSEFIVAQSVKGILCNSDDSFIGIVTANLLGSKYHIWDQGTCLNSVAKRSKPLLAVVTFMPTIATLTGSYRNIRAWIPKHQSMQLKNSTQIQHINGLPNDWESKKDKVHQLFSRVPHYNSVSKQYELDFRERGRAGLRIQSSVKNFQLTLEEKGKQTILQLGRVGKSKYVMDYRYPLTGYQAFCICLASIDSKLCCTV